A region from the Halobellus litoreus genome encodes:
- a CDS encoding universal stress protein: protein MPRHVLVPVDGSPQSLQAIGFVSAEWDDVDVTLLHVINPVQAGYRAGVLPSGSEEWFREAKSEAEEILDEARAQLEVDGDVETAIEVGRPAATIVEEARERGVDHVVVGSHGRRGVSRLVLGSVAEHVARRSPIPVTIVR, encoded by the coding sequence ATGCCGAGGCACGTGCTCGTCCCCGTCGACGGCTCCCCGCAGTCGCTGCAGGCGATCGGATTCGTCTCCGCCGAGTGGGACGACGTCGACGTGACCCTGCTTCACGTCATCAATCCGGTGCAGGCGGGCTACCGGGCCGGCGTCCTCCCGAGCGGGTCCGAGGAGTGGTTCCGGGAGGCGAAATCCGAGGCCGAGGAGATACTCGACGAAGCCCGAGCCCAGTTAGAGGTCGACGGCGACGTCGAAACGGCGATCGAGGTCGGGCGGCCGGCGGCGACCATCGTCGAGGAGGCGCGCGAACGCGGCGTCGACCACGTCGTCGTCGGGAGCCACGGCCGCCGCGGCGTCTCGCGGCTGGTGCTCGGGAGCGTCGCCGAACACGTTGCTCGGCGGTCGCCGATCCCGGTGACGATCGTCAGGTGA
- a CDS encoding lactate utilization protein produces the protein MSQQKSDYVDDTEIDATLDELADDETVEETVANLEANGFEVVVVDSADDALEAVKSQIPAGASVMNGHSTTLEEIGFDDYLSEGDHEWESLPDQIWSIDDDAERQAARRESQTADYFLGGINAISETGELVAADLSGSRIGAYPFAASNVVIVSGVNKIVPTLDDALDRLESVAYPLENERAQEAYGVESAIAKQLIFRQEVEEGRTTIVLVRDQLGY, from the coding sequence ATGTCTCAACAGAAATCCGACTACGTAGACGACACCGAAATCGACGCAACGCTCGACGAACTCGCCGACGACGAGACCGTCGAAGAGACCGTGGCGAATCTCGAAGCCAACGGGTTCGAGGTCGTCGTCGTCGACTCGGCCGACGACGCGCTCGAAGCGGTGAAATCCCAGATTCCCGCGGGCGCGTCCGTGATGAACGGCCACTCGACGACCCTCGAAGAGATCGGGTTCGACGACTATCTCTCGGAGGGCGACCACGAGTGGGAGAGCCTCCCGGACCAGATCTGGAGCATCGACGACGACGCCGAACGGCAGGCCGCCCGTCGCGAGTCCCAGACCGCGGACTACTTCCTCGGCGGCATCAACGCCATCTCGGAGACCGGCGAACTCGTCGCTGCGGACCTCTCGGGCAGCCGAATCGGCGCGTACCCCTTCGCCGCGAGCAACGTGGTCATCGTCAGCGGGGTGAACAAGATCGTGCCGACGCTCGACGACGCCCTGGATCGACTCGAATCCGTGGCGTACCCGCTCGAAAACGAGCGCGCCCAGGAAGCCTACGGCGTCGAGTCCGCGATCGCGAAACAGCTCATCTTCCGACAGGAAGTCGAGGAGGGCCGCACGACGATCGTGCTCGTCCGCGACCAACTGGGCTACTGA
- a CDS encoding CDC48 family AAA ATPase: MNEVQLEVAKAYPNDSGRGIARLDPDTLLHLKLSPGDIIEIEGAETTAAKVWRADRQDWNTDTVRIDGFTRQNADVSIGERVTIRKAEETKAEKLVLAPPEEASVQFGSDAAGMVKRQILKRPVVERDIVPVMSSTNHPFMRSPGQAIPLIAVETEPDGVCLVTEDTEVELREEPISGFEKTGGGITYEDIGGLQNEIQRVREMVELPMKHPQIFKKLGIEPPQGVLLHGPPGTGKTLLAKAVANETSASFFSIAGPEIISKYYGESEQQLREIFEDATEESPSIIFIDELDSIAPKRDDVTGEVERRVVAQLLTMMDGLETRGEVIVIAATNRVDSVDPALRRPGRFDREIEIGVPDEVGRKEILQIHTRGMPLSDDVSLDHLADETHGFVGADIESLTKEAAMKALRRYLPEIDLDEEDIPPSLIDRMIVKRQDFQGALADVEPSAMREVLVELPKVSWDDVGGLEDPKQTVKESVEWPLTSQDRFDRMGIDPPKGVLLYGPPGTGKTLIAKAVANETNANFISVRGPQLLSKWVGESEKAIRQTFRKARQVSPTIIFFDELDSLAPSRGGETGNNVSERVVNQLLTELDGLEENGDVMVIAATNRPDMIDPALIRSGRFDRLVLIGQPEEEGREQILKIHTRNSPLAPDVSLREIAEITDGYVGSDLQTIAREAAIEALREDDDAEEIEMRHFRQAMESVRPTITDDLLDYYEQMQDQFKGGTREGIGERRDGRIGFQ; this comes from the coding sequence ATGAACGAAGTTCAACTCGAAGTGGCGAAGGCGTACCCGAACGACTCGGGCCGCGGTATCGCCCGTCTCGACCCGGACACGTTGCTCCATCTGAAGCTCTCGCCGGGCGACATCATCGAAATCGAGGGCGCCGAGACCACCGCGGCGAAGGTGTGGCGCGCGGACCGGCAGGACTGGAACACCGACACGGTCCGCATCGACGGCTTCACGCGACAGAACGCCGACGTCAGCATCGGCGAGCGCGTGACGATCCGAAAAGCCGAGGAAACGAAGGCGGAGAAACTCGTTCTCGCGCCGCCGGAGGAGGCGAGCGTGCAGTTCGGCTCCGACGCCGCCGGGATGGTCAAACGGCAGATCCTCAAGCGGCCGGTCGTCGAGCGCGACATCGTCCCGGTGATGTCGTCGACGAACCACCCGTTTATGCGGTCGCCCGGGCAGGCGATTCCGCTCATCGCGGTCGAGACCGAACCCGACGGCGTCTGTCTCGTCACCGAGGACACCGAGGTCGAACTCCGCGAGGAGCCTATCTCGGGCTTCGAGAAGACCGGCGGCGGGATCACCTACGAGGACATCGGCGGCCTCCAGAACGAGATCCAGCGCGTCCGCGAGATGGTCGAACTCCCGATGAAGCACCCGCAGATCTTCAAGAAACTCGGGATCGAGCCGCCGCAGGGCGTGCTGCTCCACGGGCCGCCCGGGACCGGGAAGACGCTGCTCGCGAAGGCCGTCGCCAACGAGACCTCCGCGAGTTTCTTCTCGATCGCCGGCCCGGAGATCATCTCGAAGTACTACGGCGAGTCCGAACAGCAGTTGCGCGAGATCTTCGAGGACGCCACCGAGGAGTCGCCGTCGATCATCTTCATCGACGAACTCGACTCGATCGCGCCGAAGCGCGACGACGTGACCGGCGAGGTCGAGCGCCGCGTCGTCGCCCAACTGCTGACGATGATGGATGGCTTAGAGACGCGCGGGGAGGTCATCGTCATCGCGGCGACGAACCGCGTCGACAGCGTCGATCCGGCGCTGCGCCGGCCCGGCCGCTTCGACCGCGAGATCGAGATCGGCGTCCCCGACGAGGTGGGTCGCAAGGAGATCCTCCAGATCCACACCCGCGGGATGCCGCTGTCGGACGACGTCTCGCTCGATCACCTCGCCGACGAGACCCACGGCTTCGTCGGCGCTGACATCGAGTCGCTGACGAAGGAGGCGGCGATGAAGGCGCTCCGCCGATACCTCCCGGAGATCGACCTCGACGAGGAGGACATCCCGCCGAGCCTCATCGACCGGATGATCGTCAAGCGCCAGGACTTCCAGGGCGCGCTCGCGGACGTCGAACCCTCGGCGATGCGGGAGGTGCTCGTCGAACTCCCGAAGGTGTCGTGGGACGACGTCGGCGGCCTCGAAGACCCCAAACAGACGGTCAAAGAGAGCGTCGAGTGGCCGTTGACCTCCCAGGACCGGTTCGACCGGATGGGTATCGACCCGCCGAAGGGCGTGCTGCTCTACGGGCCCCCAGGGACAGGAAAGACCCTCATCGCGAAGGCCGTCGCCAACGAGACGAACGCGAACTTCATCTCGGTCCGGGGGCCGCAACTGCTCTCGAAGTGGGTCGGCGAGTCCGAGAAGGCGATTCGCCAGACGTTCCGGAAGGCCCGACAGGTCAGCCCGACGATCATCTTCTTCGACGAGCTCGACAGCCTCGCGCCGAGTCGGGGCGGCGAGACCGGCAACAACGTCTCCGAGCGTGTCGTCAACCAACTCCTGACGGAACTGGACGGGTTGGAGGAGAACGGCGACGTGATGGTGATCGCCGCGACCAACCGACCGGACATGATCGACCCCGCCCTGATCCGCTCGGGGCGGTTCGATCGGCTGGTGCTCATCGGTCAACCCGAGGAGGAGGGCCGCGAGCAGATCCTGAAGATACACACCCGCAACTCGCCGCTCGCGCCCGACGTGAGCCTGCGCGAAATCGCGGAGATCACCGACGGCTACGTCGGCTCGGACCTCCAGACCATCGCTCGCGAGGCCGCTATCGAGGCGCTTCGCGAGGACGACGACGCCGAGGAGATCGAGATGCGGCACTTCCGGCAGGCGATGGAGTCCGTGCGGCCGACGATCACGGACGACCTGCTCGACTACTACGAGCAGATGCAGGACCAGTTCAAGGGTGGCACCCGCGAGGGCATCGGCGAGCGCCGCGACGGCCGGATCGGGTTCCAGTAA
- the larC gene encoding nickel pincer cofactor biosynthesis protein LarC, with the protein MRTLAFDGRMGASGDMLLGALLSAGADRDALSPVEDALDVRYDVETVDKNGIAATSVRVLIDDADGSRRSATDDADPDSDDRGDESDAEPGHKYHLGHSHDHDQSHNHTHADHAHSHTHADPDHSHGDHDSGATPAEGHGPHRTYAEVVEIVESMGLPDRVESDATAIFRRLGEAESTVHDTDLDATHFHEVGADDAIADVVGVALLLDDLGVERVVTTPLATGGGTQGMAHGDYPIPAPAVVEIATDAEWSLRGGPVDAELLTPTGAAILAHVAEGVDALPALTVDAAGYGAGGYDFPDRPNVLRAIVGDGGDRLDREAITVLETNLDDATPEVLGNLQSTLQAVGALDVSVLPATMKKSRPGHLVKVVVKPEDAERVARRLAFETGTLGIREHGAGHRWVAEREFRTAVLEIDGERYEVPVKVASDADGTVYDYSAEYDAAAAIAETTGLPAREVMRRAESAVRDGE; encoded by the coding sequence ATGCGCACACTCGCCTTCGACGGCCGGATGGGTGCCAGCGGCGATATGCTGTTGGGCGCGCTCCTCTCGGCCGGCGCGGACCGCGACGCGCTCTCCCCCGTGGAGGACGCGCTCGACGTCCGATACGACGTGGAGACCGTCGACAAGAACGGAATTGCGGCCACGAGCGTCCGGGTGCTGATCGACGACGCGGACGGATCGCGGCGCTCTGCGACCGACGACGCGGACCCCGACAGCGACGATCGAGGAGACGAGTCGGACGCTGAACCCGGGCACAAATACCACCTCGGGCATAGCCACGACCACGATCAGTCTCACAACCATACCCACGCTGATCACGCTCACAGCCACACCCACGCCGATCCCGATCACTCTCACGGCGACCACGACTCGGGCGCGACGCCCGCAGAGGGCCACGGGCCGCACCGGACGTACGCCGAGGTCGTCGAAATCGTCGAGTCGATGGGACTCCCCGACCGGGTCGAGTCGGACGCGACGGCCATCTTCCGCCGCCTCGGCGAGGCCGAATCGACGGTTCACGACACCGATCTCGACGCGACGCACTTCCACGAGGTCGGCGCGGACGACGCTATCGCGGACGTCGTCGGCGTTGCGCTTCTCCTCGATGACCTCGGCGTCGAGCGGGTCGTCACGACGCCGCTCGCGACGGGCGGCGGCACGCAGGGAATGGCCCACGGCGACTACCCGATCCCGGCCCCGGCGGTCGTCGAGATCGCGACCGACGCCGAGTGGTCGCTGCGGGGCGGCCCGGTCGACGCGGAACTGCTCACGCCCACGGGCGCGGCGATCCTCGCGCACGTCGCCGAGGGCGTCGACGCGCTGCCCGCGCTGACGGTCGACGCCGCGGGCTACGGCGCGGGCGGTTACGACTTCCCGGACCGACCGAACGTCCTGCGAGCCATCGTCGGCGACGGCGGAGACCGCCTGGACCGCGAGGCGATCACCGTCCTGGAGACGAACCTCGACGACGCGACGCCCGAGGTGCTCGGGAACCTCCAGTCGACCCTCCAAGCCGTCGGCGCGCTCGACGTGAGCGTTCTCCCGGCCACGATGAAGAAGTCGCGGCCGGGCCACCTCGTGAAGGTCGTCGTCAAGCCCGAGGACGCCGAACGCGTGGCTCGTCGGCTCGCGTTCGAAACCGGGACGCTCGGGATCCGCGAGCACGGCGCTGGGCATCGCTGGGTGGCCGAGCGGGAGTTCCGGACCGCCGTACTCGAAATCGACGGCGAGCGCTATGAGGTCCCGGTCAAAGTCGCCAGCGACGCCGACGGAACCGTCTACGACTACAGCGCCGAGTACGACGCCGCGGCGGCGATCGCCGAAACGACCGGGCTACCCGCTCGCGAAGTGATGCGGCGGGCCGAATCGGCCGTTCGCGACGGGGAGTGA
- the radB gene encoding DNA repair and recombination protein RadB — MSDALTTGCRALDDLLGGGFERGTVTQLYGPPAAGKTNVALSSAVQVAAAGETAVYIDTEGLSIDRFRQLAEAATGEGQSVEDVTSRLIVSEAHDFEEQEEAVRDAAEFAERAELIVLDSATGFYRLERTGDADAGDSLRRVASQVTHLLSLARKHDLAVVITNQVFTDPDSDRTRALGGHTLEHWTGAVLRLERFRGGNRRATLEKHRAKPAGESSAFEITAGGLSGVER; from the coding sequence GTGTCAGACGCACTCACCACGGGGTGTCGGGCCCTCGACGACCTGCTCGGCGGTGGCTTCGAGCGCGGCACCGTCACGCAGCTCTACGGCCCGCCCGCGGCCGGGAAGACGAACGTCGCGCTCTCGTCGGCCGTCCAGGTCGCCGCCGCGGGCGAAACGGCCGTCTACATCGACACCGAGGGGCTCTCGATCGACCGGTTCCGCCAGCTGGCGGAGGCCGCCACGGGCGAGGGGCAGTCCGTCGAGGACGTCACCTCGCGGCTCATCGTCTCCGAGGCGCACGACTTCGAGGAGCAGGAGGAGGCCGTCCGCGACGCCGCCGAGTTCGCCGAGCGCGCGGAGCTGATCGTCCTCGACAGCGCGACCGGCTTCTACCGGCTCGAACGAACCGGCGACGCCGACGCCGGCGACTCGCTCCGTCGCGTGGCCAGCCAGGTGACGCACCTGCTCTCCCTGGCGCGGAAGCACGACCTCGCGGTGGTCATCACGAACCAGGTGTTCACCGATCCCGACAGCGATCGAACGCGAGCGCTCGGCGGCCACACGCTCGAACACTGGACGGGCGCGGTGCTCAGGCTCGAACGGTTCCGCGGCGGCAACCGTCGCGCGACGCTGGAGAAACACCGGGCGAAACCCGCGGGGGAGTCGTCGGCGTTCGAAATCACGGCCGGGGGGCTCTCGGGCGTCGAGCGCTGA
- a CDS encoding CBS domain-containing protein, translating to MDITDIATPDFVEVDVDKRLGKIRAIFERENPRGIVVTDDGEYAGVIGEKQLVRSRMEDDTKASVVMKSAPRVDRHEDVRETARMLVEGDVKVAPVFEGEKLYGVIASDAILEAVLDSLDAISVEDIQTEDIVSVGEKSHVGQAINKLREHGISRLPVVDEDSGKLTGIVTTHDLVEFVVRDDSRQGRGDRRGDLDRMLDLPVYDLMSSPVVTATPSETVEEAVERMFENDISGLVVTPTESDAEVQGIVTKTDVLRALTFTEESSMDVQITNVSLLETLSRAEVVESITSVVDKYQQMQVLHAHVRFHQHKEKLRGTPLIQCQIRLRTSHGQIAGSGEGYGAEHAFHVALDKLERNVLELKGLNADEKYRGQLIRKLGEL from the coding sequence ATGGATATTACTGATATTGCCACTCCTGATTTCGTCGAAGTCGACGTCGACAAGCGCCTGGGGAAGATTCGCGCCATCTTCGAGCGGGAGAACCCCCGAGGAATCGTCGTCACGGACGACGGCGAGTACGCCGGCGTCATCGGCGAGAAGCAGCTCGTCCGATCCCGGATGGAGGACGACACGAAGGCCTCCGTCGTGATGAAGTCCGCGCCGCGAGTGGACCGACACGAAGACGTCCGCGAGACCGCCCGGATGCTCGTGGAAGGCGACGTGAAGGTCGCACCCGTCTTCGAGGGCGAGAAACTGTACGGGGTCATCGCCAGCGACGCGATTCTCGAGGCCGTTCTCGACAGCCTCGACGCCATCTCTGTCGAGGACATCCAGACCGAAGACATCGTCAGCGTCGGCGAGAAGTCCCACGTCGGCCAGGCGATCAACAAGCTCCGCGAACATGGCATCTCCCGGTTACCGGTGGTCGACGAGGACAGCGGGAAGCTCACCGGCATCGTCACCACCCACGACCTCGTCGAGTTCGTCGTCCGCGACGACAGCCGGCAGGGCCGCGGCGACCGGCGCGGCGATCTCGACCGGATGCTCGATCTCCCCGTCTACGATCTGATGTCCTCGCCGGTCGTCACCGCGACGCCGTCGGAGACCGTCGAGGAGGCAGTCGAGCGGATGTTCGAGAACGACATCTCCGGTCTCGTCGTGACGCCCACCGAGAGCGACGCCGAGGTGCAGGGCATCGTGACGAAGACCGACGTCCTCCGGGCCCTCACGTTCACCGAGGAGTCGAGTATGGACGTCCAGATCACCAACGTCAGCCTGCTCGAAACGCTCTCGCGGGCGGAGGTCGTCGAGTCGATCACCTCCGTCGTCGACAAGTACCAGCAGATGCAGGTGCTCCACGCGCACGTCCGCTTCCACCAGCACAAGGAGAAGCTCCGCGGGACGCCGCTCATCCAGTGTCAGATCCGGCTGCGGACCAGCCACGGCCAGATCGCCGGGAGCGGCGAGGGATACGGCGCGGAACACGCCTTCCACGTCGCGCTCGACAAGCTCGAACGCAACGTCCTCGAACTGAAGGGTCTCAACGCCGACGAGAAGTACCGCGGGCAGCTGATTCGGAAGCTCGGCGAACTCTAA
- the fer gene encoding ferredoxin Fer codes for MQSPYDVLGIDPDADRDAVVRAYRKRVKDAHPDHGGSLVEFERVRRAYEHITEGRDPSTFETDIDDGRGRRNGTTEDGRSGSGRRDDGRRGSERSRGESGGTEGSDEEGEDRSLGPTVEYLDYEVLEANGWELTDEDLFEKAEAADLDVDRHGLLVVEDRETLLEAAERYGFSWPYACRGGACANCAVAVVEGEIEMPVSTILTDEMKEQGVRLSCIGQPVTDNLKIVFNIERLPGLAELRLPAEQFESARADD; via the coding sequence GTGCAGTCGCCGTACGACGTACTGGGAATCGACCCCGACGCCGACCGGGACGCGGTGGTTCGGGCGTATCGAAAGCGAGTGAAGGACGCTCACCCCGACCACGGCGGGTCGCTCGTGGAGTTCGAGCGCGTCCGACGCGCCTACGAACACATCACCGAGGGGCGCGACCCCTCCACGTTCGAGACCGACATCGACGACGGCCGCGGCCGTCGGAACGGAACGACGGAGGACGGGCGTTCCGGCTCTGGACGTCGGGACGACGGCCGACGCGGTTCGGAGCGGTCGCGAGGCGAATCCGGAGGGACGGAGGGATCCGACGAAGAGGGCGAGGATCGGAGTCTCGGACCGACCGTCGAGTACCTAGACTACGAGGTGCTCGAAGCCAACGGCTGGGAACTCACCGACGAGGACCTCTTCGAGAAGGCCGAGGCCGCGGACCTCGACGTCGACCGCCACGGGCTACTGGTCGTCGAGGACCGCGAGACGCTGCTGGAAGCGGCCGAGCGATACGGCTTCTCGTGGCCCTACGCGTGCCGCGGCGGCGCGTGTGCGAACTGCGCGGTCGCCGTGGTCGAGGGGGAAATCGAGATGCCGGTGAGCACCATCCTGACCGACGAGATGAAAGAACAGGGCGTCCGCCTCTCGTGTATCGGTCAGCCTGTCACCGACAATCTGAAGATCGTGTTCAACATCGAGCGGCTGCCCGGACTGGCGGAACTCCGGCTCCCGGCCGAGCAGTTCGAGAGCGCGCGAGCGGACGACTGA